A genomic window from Papaver somniferum cultivar HN1 unplaced genomic scaffold, ASM357369v1 unplaced-scaffold_15, whole genome shotgun sequence includes:
- the LOC113335806 gene encoding reticuline N-methyltransferase-like — protein MEETKISQKNDLWTNMELGLIPDEEVRRLMKIEIEKRIEWGTKPTQQQQLAQLLDFTKSLRGMKMATELDKLDSKLYETPHSFNQILSGSTLKESSGLYTDVTTTMDEASIKMMDLYCERANIKDGQTILDLGCGPGPLVFHIAKKYSNCKITGVTNAFSQKESILEECKKLSLSNVEIILADVTSLDMETTFDRVFVIGLIEHMKNFELFLRKISKWMKDDAVLFLEHFCHKSFSYHGEPLSEDDWYAKNFFAPGTLVIPSATCLLYFQEDVTVMDHWFLSGNHFARTNEEMLKGIDGNIEETKDIFVSFYGINEAEAVKIINWWRLFCITGAELFSYNNGEEWFISQLLFKKK, from the exons ATGGAAGAAACTAAAATTAGTCAAAAAAATGATTTGTGGACGAATATGGAGCTTGGTCTAATTCCAGATGAAGAGGTCAGAAGGCTGATGAAGATTGAGATCGAAAAACGCATCGAATGGGGAACTAAACCTACTCAACAGCAGCAACTTGCTCAACTCCTTGACTTTACTAAAT CTCTCCGTGGCATGAAGATGGCAACAGAGCTAGACAAATTAGATTCAAAGCTTTATGAGACTCCACATTCATTTAACCAAATTCTGTCTGGAAGTACCCTCAAAGAAAG TTCGGGTTTGTACACCGATGTAACGACTACGATGGATGAGGCAAGTATAAAAATGATGGATTTATATTGCGAGAGGGCAAACATAAAGGATGGCCAGACCATATTAGATCTAGGCTGTGGACCTGGGCCATTGGTTTTTCACATTGCAAAGAAATACAGTAATTGCAAGATTACAGGAGTTACTAATGCATTCTCACAGAAAGAATCCATATTAGAAGAGTGCAA AAAGCTCAGTTTATCAAATGTTGAGATAATATTAGCAGATGTTACATCACTCGATATGGAAACTACATTTGACCGTGTTTTTGTTATCGGATTGATCGAG cacATGAAGAACTTTGAATTATTTCTTCGAAAAATATCAAAGTGGATGAAAGATGATGCCGTGCTTTTCTTGGAGCATTTCTGTCACAAAAGCTTTTCGTACCATGGCGAG CCATTGAGCGAAGATGATTGGTACGCCAAGAACTTTTTCGCACCGGGGACGTTGGTAATACCATCAGCAACATGTCTTCTGTATTTCCAG GAGGACGTTACGGTTATGGACCATTGGTTCCTTAGCGGAAATCATTTTGCTCGTACCAA TGAAGAAATGTTGAAAGGAATAGATGGTAACATTGAAGAAACAAAAGACATATTCGTGTCATTTTATGGAATTAACGAAGCAGAGGCCGTAAAGATAATCAATTGGTGGAGACTATTTTGCATCACTGGAGCTGAACTGTTCAGTTATAATAACGGTGAAGAATGGTTTATCTCTCAACTGCTTTTTAAAAAGAAATAA
- the LOC113335771 gene encoding uncharacterized protein LOC113335771 has product MFLDYQEGKPFVSENDSLNVVSNSQVIKVTNTEVKDFNWITQNFSNKCQFTSYIFQLLKGFSRLQVSQIIYVCVVISSPDSVRMIFYRGREFVVCEMVLMCASRKKCSYCVFIFAGRVIDRGKWFDLSWNTSYYVDSKLRYSLELLSSYSGVLVSVGNGDNEYSWQLFLKLSQEDCITSYACGRLLFDRYRMHQTDLWNSYLEVLVAASSELFQKLLNYMGSNNYDLVQLNASSYFGAAVVLVKASQGDSEDRNTLVADISHSMVTKKMRYGFLKMFVSVMCSLSSGKCIYGGQYFSGRVFDRGRGTRSIVSNSTLCLQILTFGMFVLTG; this is encoded by the coding sequence ATGTTTCTAGATTATCAAGAAGGTAAACCCTTCGTTTCTGAAAATGATTCTCTTAATGTTGTTTCAAATTCTCAAGTTATAAAGGTTACAAATACTGAGGTAAAGGATTTCAACTGGATAACTCAGAATTTCAGTAATAAATGTCAATTTACTTCTTACATTTTCCAATTGCTCAAGGGATTTTCCAGACTACAGGTATCACAAATTATTTATGTATGTGTTGTTATATCTAGTCCTGATTCAGTCCGTATGATTTTTTATCGTGGTAGAGAATTTGTGGTCTGTGAGATGGTTCTTATGTGTGCTAGTAGGAAAAAATGCTCCTATTGTGTCTTCATTTTTGCTGGAAGAGTAATTGATAGAGGAAAATGGTTTGACTTGAGTTGGAATACTTCTTATTATGTAGATAGTAAGCTTAGGTATAGCTTGGAATTGTTGTCTTCTTATTCAGGTGTGCTTGTATCTGTTGGAAATGGTGACAATGAATATAGTTGGCAGTTGTTCCTGAAATTGTCACAAGAAGATTGCATCACCAGTTATGCTTGTGGTCGTTTGTTGTTTGATCGATATAGAATGCATCAGACCGATTTGTGGAATTCTTATTTAGAGGTGCTAGTTGCAGCAAGTTCCGAATTATTTCAGAAATTACTTAACTACATGGGAAGCAATAATTATGATCTGGTTCAATTGAATGCAAGTAGTTACTTTGGTGCGGCTGTCGTGCTTGTGAAAGCATCTCAAGGAGATAGTGAAGATCGTAACACATTGGTTGCTGACATATCACACTCTATGGTTACTAAGAAGATGAGATATGGTTTTCTCAAAATGTTTGTTAGTGTAATGTGCAGTTTAAGTAGTGGAAAATGTATCTATGGTGGCCAATATTTTTCTGGAAGGGTATTTGATCGAGGACGAGGGACACGATCGATTGTAAGTAATTCTACATTATGCCTGCAAATTCTTACTTTTGGTATGTTTGTTCTAACGGGGTGA
- the LOC113335707 gene encoding O-acyltransferase WSD1-like: MERNKKGVLRWKKVVTRVEDHLIVPDFPKGLARESYDEYLREYLSKICREKFSEDKPLWEIHLVKYPSLKGACTMIFKASHAIGDGYSLIRLFFKSCQRADHPLLPLTFPKLSLKKQGNSKRTVIGMGKKMLGFMGKCVNTTYDVVESTLRVTCLEDRPSAIRSESSTNMEIELFKPFNIYSVTLSLERVKQVKTKLGAVSST, encoded by the coding sequence ATGGAGAGAAACAAGAAAGGTGTTTTAAGATGGAAAAAAGTTGTTACACGAGTCGAAGATCATTTGATCGTCCCGGATTTTCCTAAAGGTTTAGCGAGAGAAAGCTACGATGAGTACCTGAGAGAATATTTATCAAAAATATGTCGTGAGAAGTTTTCAGAAGATAAACCATTATGGGAAATTCATTTGGTCAAGTACCCTAGTTTGAAGGGCGCGTGCACTATGATTTTTAAGGCTAGTCATGCAATTGGTGATGGTTATTCACTTATAAGATTGTTTTTTAAGAGTTGCCAAAGAGCTGATCATCCGTTACTTCCTCTTACTTTTCCGAAATTGTCATTGAAGAAACAAGGTAATAGTAAGCGCACTGTAATAGGAATGGGGAAGAAAATGTTGGGGTTTATGGGTAAGTGTGTGAACACAACTTACGATGTCGTGGAGAGCACACTGAGGGTAACGTGTTTAGAAGATCGGCCATCTGCAATACGTTCGGAGTCATCGACAAATATGGAGATTGAGTTATTCAAACCTTTTAACATCTATTCGGTGACGTTATCACTTGAAAGAGTCAAGCAAGTCAAAACCAAGCTTGGAGCGGTGAGTTCAACTTAA